One genomic segment of Drosophila melanogaster chromosome 3R includes these proteins:
- the CG14891 gene encoding uncharacterized protein: MFRMRPDIKNFYIERGVAYTEDREVVRQLTISGSRRFLKYQLLKYFSIFGKVEKLHWKKKKRSGSVLFYEATHAAKALYCTKHTIDGHDLYLQASTSWHPTPVEESGTLSAYDLPITDDIWWKVLDYLSLNERLNFAASCERFQAIYELDSHRINHVLNMKDVCTLTHRVIKRLMLLSGKHIHCVTGGPLHPNWPYLTEFVQLLGVSCPNLTELSFFKISVSLAHMTHLFDGANGLINITNISLRRCNLKDAHIYCLQMLSKLKSLDIRENFSIKGDSLKSLPISLEILNVSGCVDLSPKCLIQLAALSHLRELRCPGIVKFAKDNELYGRLAHYCPMLEVLELTDFMNVIQLGGLSRLHTLVIHSSAQLDYHVNNVLLTSIAESYSLRHLEILDSFGPMSDTSFDLSIFSQLKELRTLILHNQNFTTLHLMGLQKLSTLEFLDLSGSPNLSNEVVAKLTKSLSGLRRLKVDFCPLITRQLTKILEGNPKLQVDF, translated from the coding sequence AAGTACCAGCTCCTGAAGTACTTCTCGATTTTCGGAAAAGTAGAGAAACTCCattggaaaaagaaaaaaagatcGGGATCGGTTCTTTTTTATGAGGCTACCCATGCGGCAAAGGCTTTGTATTGTACTAAGCACACTATCGATGGACATGATCTTTATTTACAGGCCAGCACCTCCTGGCACCCAACGCCGGTGGAGGAATCAGGAACTCTTTCTGCCTACGATCTACCCATTACCGATGACATTTGGTGGAAAGTGCTCGATTATCTATCACTAAATGAACGTCTCAACTTTGCCGCCAGTTGTGAAAGATTCCAGGCGATCTACGAATTGGATTCGCATCGGATCAATCATGTTCTTAATATGAAGGACGTTTGCACACTGACCCACCGGGTCATTAAAAGATTGATGCTGCTATCAGGAAAACACATTCATTGTGTAACAGGTGGCCCGCTTCATCCGAATTGGCCGTATTTGACCGAGTTTGTGCAGCTGTTGGGTGTAAGCTGTCCCAATCTAACAGAGCTAAGCTTCTTCAAAATTTCTGTCAGCCTAGCCCACATGACTCACCTGTTCGATGGTGCCAATGGGTTGATTAATATTACCAACATATCCTTGAGGCGTTGTAACCTGAAAGATGCTCACATTTACTGCTTGCAGATGCTATCGAAACTAAAGAGTCTGGACATCAGAGAAAACTTTAGTATTAAAGGCGACAGTTTAAAATCTCTGCCAATTTCCTTGGAGATTTTAAATGTTTCAGGATGCGTAGATCTGTCGCCCAAGTGTCTAATCCAACTTGCGGCCCTGTCGCATCTCCGCGAACTGCGCTGCCCTGGCATTGTCAAGTTTGCGAAAGATAATGAGCTGTACGGACGGCTCGCACATTACTGCCCCATGCTCGAGGTTCTCGAGCTTACCGACTTCATGAATGTGATACAGCTGGGCGGTCTGTCTCGTCTCCACACCTTGGTTATTCACTCTTCCGCCCAGCTTGACTACCATGTGAATAACGTGCTGCTTACGTCGATCGCGGAATCGTATTCGCTGCGCCATCTAGAGATTCTGGATTCTTTTGGACCTATGTCGGATACTTCCTTCGATCTGAGTATTTTCTCCCAGCTTAAAGAACTGCGGACCCTGATATTACATAATCAGAACTTTACAACGCTACACCTAATGGGATTGCAAAAACTGTCTACCTTGGAGTTTCTGGACCTGAGTGGCTCGCCCAATCTGTCCAATGAGGTCGTTGCGAAGTTGACCAAATCGCTTAGCGGACTGCGCCGGTTGAAGGTTGATTTCTGTCCTCTTATCACACGACAATTAACCAAGATCCTAGAAGGGAATCCTAAGCTTCAAGTAGACTTTTAG
- the CG14903 gene encoding uncharacterized protein, which produces MSNIVQYIVVRSDLRSALSWPLGAVIAQSCHATAAVIHLNSEDADTVAYLNDLDNMHKVVLEAKDESALVKLSEKLKENEIKHKLWIEQPENIPTCIALKPYVKDTVHKYVKHLKLLKE; this is translated from the exons ATGAGTAATATTGTACAGTATATTGTAGTTCGCAGCGACTTGCGTTCCGCCCTTAGTTGGCCCTTGGGGGCGGTGATCGCTCAGAGTTGCCATGCCACAGCCGCCGTCATTCACTTGAATTCCGAGGACGCCGACACTGTGGCCTACTTGAACGATCTGGATAATATGCACAAAGTGGTGCTGGAG GCCAAAGATGAGAGTGCTCTGGTCAAGCTCAGTGAAAAGTTAAAGGAGAACGAGATTAAACACAAGTTGTGGATCGAACAGCCCGAAAATATCCCAACCTGCATCGCCTTGAAACCTTATGTTAAGGACACGGTTCATAAATATGTCAAGCACCTTAAGCTTTTAAAAGAGTAA